The Aedes albopictus strain Foshan chromosome 1, AalbF5, whole genome shotgun sequence genomic interval AGGAGTCGAAAGAAAAGCACATGAAGGACGTTGGCGGTTTCATGAAGTACTGCTTCAAGAAGGATATCCCCAAGCCCATTCAGGAGTACGTGAAGTACGTTTCTACCCTAAAATATAACGATAAGCCGGACTATTCGAAATGTCGGAAATTCTTCGAAGCAGGACTTAAAGAACTCGGAAAACCGAACACAGGGGACTTGGAATTCGAGGTAAAGCCCACGAAAGCTGTTACGCCTGCGAAGAAGCGAATCGCTGAACCGGATTCAACCGAATCCTCCGGTCCAATGGCTCGTCCTCGTGGTCGCCCTCCAAAGGTCATCAGCACGAGTCCCGATACGACATCCAAAGACAAATCGCCCGTCAAACGGAAGCAGGAAACACCCGCCAAACCCACTCAGAAGAAGAAAAAGCCCGCCACAATCGTAGAATCCCCAGAACCTATTGTAAATGGCCACACATCCACACCATCGTCTGAAGTGGTGTCCGCTAAGCTATCCGCCCAGGAACCAACTGGATCGATCCGATTGAACACTAAAGTCGGAGGTACCCCCAAATCCGGCAGCAAGGTCAAGAAAACCTACGCGTTCAACTTCGAGCTAGACGTCAGCATCGACGCCGATGTGATTGTCAATGTCCGCCGGAAGAAAAAGGCACCAGAATCATCCGCACTGGCATCCATAGAACCATCACCAGCGACCCGGAGAAAGTCCCCCTCCCAGTCGCCATCGCCAACCGTACAGCCGAAGCGATCGCGGCGGCAAAATGCCTCCCACCAGGACGACCCCAGCATAATATCGCTGAACACCACCGAGGGAGACCAGTCCTCGGTTCAACCGGACGACGACGATACCATTCCGAACAGTGACCCCAATACGCCGGAACCGCGCTACCTGGCTTCCCGATCGATGGTGAACACCACGACCACACCTCAGCGCAAGGTGGCCGCGGCTGTGGGGCGGTCCAATGCTCGCCTCGGTGCGGCACCTGCCCGCGCCGGAGAGTACAAAGGCAAGAAGGCCAAATCGTAAGCATATTGGGCACATGCTCGGGTATTTTAGTGTATCGTCCTTTATATTTCTTTGAATCCACTAATTTCATTGCTTGTGCGTTTAGTGTTACGTTTATGTTGATAATCAATTCCGATTAATAAATTTAGGTTCTGTGACTGCTCTCTCCGTCAGCGGGTGCCACAATGTAGAAATTGACCTGCGTGCTCACTTGTTTCCGAACGTCTAGCTGTTTGGGATGATGACAACAGATTTGCATGTGTTCTAAACGTTGTACCTATCATGTATTTGCCATAGACGCCTTTTAAGCCATGATATTGTTCTTTTTGGTTCTACACAAGTTAACTGGATCATGATGGCTCGCCTTTaagtctgtttttttttaatacagcCAAACGTTTTTTGTTTGGTTTTAAAAGCAAATGTATTTTTGGCCACCGAATTCGAATCAGAGTTCAGATTAGCGGCGCCGATGGGGTAGTAATTATCGTGGTTATCTCTCACCCCA includes:
- the LOC109406620 gene encoding nucleosomal histone kinase 1; translation: MAPAKKPAGGGRKKAANGYQMPEPVPPGTVLTDMAKRQWKVGPSIGSGGFGEIYSACEAGSGVKKPEDYPYVVKIEPHGNGPLFVEMHFYMRNAKQEDIEKFRKAHGLKHLGMPHFVGNGSHELKGLKHRFLVMPRYSVDLWGIFLKNDKRFPLHTVYRVALQMIDVLEYIHDCTYVHADLKGANILLGFGKTASKQQLFLVDFGLASHYTTKDFKPDPKKMHNGTIEYTSRDAHQGVPTMRGDMEILAYNVVQWAGTLLPWEAEKLLASPVKVQESKEKHMKDVGGFMKYCFKKDIPKPIQEYVKYVSTLKYNDKPDYSKCRKFFEAGLKELGKPNTGDLEFEVKPTKAVTPAKKRIAEPDSTESSGPMARPRGRPPKVISTSPDTTSKDKSPVKRKQETPAKPTQKKKKPATIVESPEPIVNGHTSTPSSEVVSAKLSAQEPTGSIRLNTKVGGTPKSGSKVKKTYAFNFELDVSIDADVIVNVRRKKKAPESSALASIEPSPATRRKSPSQSPSPTVQPKRSRRQNASHQDDPSIISLNTTEGDQSSVQPDDDDTIPNSDPNTPEPRYLASRSMVNTTTTPQRKVAAAVGRSNARLGAAPARAGEYKGKKAKS